One stretch of Arachis duranensis cultivar V14167 chromosome 1, aradu.V14167.gnm2.J7QH, whole genome shotgun sequence DNA includes these proteins:
- the LOC107488239 gene encoding uncharacterized protein LOC107488239 → MENTLSSTLNGLTSTGGINAITLRSGTTLPEQSHDEPRSKENIQFRDDVEVEDAKEEEEVQDMIAEEATQPENSTSKAAEATRNATPIPFPHLARKSRKQMEFDPKMVEIFKKVEVTIPIFDAIHSISALMGDIPEKCSDPGPCMVTCTIDGIQIFDCMCDLGACVIIMPLSVYDALRLLPLKRSATRFVLADKSIIYVVGIAEDVLMSIKGLTFLIHFYILEMPPNDSGKPSSILRGRPFLKTSKFKLDAYSGTYSFEVDGRTVSFNLDEAMRHPPEDHSIFQCDTIDETVATVHQEEIEEMNMEQEASVGKPASFLKMSYHHTWLQKIKCLARSRKQN, encoded by the exons ATGGAGAACACACTTAGCTCTACTTTAAATGGTCTGACTTCTACT GgaggcatcaatgccatcactttgaggtctggaaccacactgcCAGAGCAGAGTCATGATGAGCCAAGATCAAAGGAGAACATTCAGTTTAGAGATGATGTTGAGGTAGAAGATGctaaagaggaagaggaggtaCAAGACATGATTGCAGAAGAAGCAACTCAACCAGAGAATAGCACGTCAAAAGCAGCTGAAGCTACGAGAAACGCTACCCCTATCCCCTTTCCACATCTTGCAAGGAAATCCAGGAAGCAGATGGAGTtcgatcccaaaatggtagaaatcttcaaaaaggttgaagTAACTATTCCCATTTTTGATGCCATTca ctctatatctgctttaatgggtgATATACcagaaaaatgtagtgatccaggtccatgcatggttactTGTACTATTGATGGTATTCAAATTtttgactgcatgtgtgatttgggTGCATGTGTGATTATTATGccattatctgtatatgatgcttTGAGGCTCCTTCCCTTAAAAAGGTCAGCAACACGTTTTGTTTTGGCAGATAAAAGCATAATCTATGTAGTTGGAATTGCTGAGGACGTGCTCATGAGCATTAAGGGGCTGACCTTCCTTATTCACTTTTATATTTTGGAGATGCCCCCTAATGACTCAGGAAAACCTTCATCTATCCTACGTGGAAGACCATTTCTGAAAACTTCAAAATTTAAGCTAGACGCCTACTCAGGAACCTActcttttgaggtagatggCAGAACAGTAAGCTTCAATCTGGATGAAGCTATGAGACACCCACCGGAAGATCACTCCATCTTCCAGTGCGATACTATTGATGAGACAGTGGCTACAGTCCATCAGGAAGAAATAGAAGAGATGAACATGGAGCAAGAAGCAAGTGTGGGGAAGCCCGCTAGCTTCCTGAAGATGTCATACCACCACACATGGCTCCAGAAGATCAAGTGCTTAGCCAGGAGCAGAAAACAGAACTGA